Below is a genomic region from Balneola sp. MJW-20.
ATATATTGCAGATACTCCTTAAGCTCTTCCGGTTCGATCGGCGTCACGGTTTCCACTCTCGCATCCAGGTTACGATGCATCAGGTCTGCTGAGCCGATCGCATACATATGCTCTCCACCGTGCCTGAAATAGAAGATTCGGGAATGTTCCAAAAACCGGCCTATTACAGAATGAACCCGGATATTTTCACTTAGGCCTTCTTTCCCGGGTATCAGACGACAGACACCGCGTACAATTAGGTCGATCTCCACTCCGGCCTGGGAGGCCTCGTACAGTTTCTGGATCATGAGCGGGTCCTCAAGGCTATTCATCTTAGCTATGATCCTGCCGGTTCTTCCTTCTCGGGCCTCTTGGGTCTCGAAACTTATATATTCGGCCATTCGCTTCCGCAGATATTTGGGAGCTACAAGAAGTTTCTCAAATTCCTGATCCGGTGCATATCCGGTTAGCAGGTTAAAAAGGTCGGTCACATCGGAAGTGATCTGAGGGTCACAGGTAAAATAACCGAAATCTTCATATAGCTGAGCCGTATCCGGGTGGTAGTTACCGGTACCCAGGTGGCAATAAGTTCTTAGCCCATCACTCTCCTCCCGGACCACCATGGTCATCTTCGTGTGGATCTTTAGTCCGGGAATGCCATAGGCTACGTGGACCCCATAATTTTCCAGTTTTTGAGCCCAGTTTATGTTTCTTTCCTCGTCAAAACGGGCCTTAATCTCTACCAGAACCGCGATCTGTTTTCCTTCTTCAGCAGCATTCATCAGTGAATGCATGAGCGGAGAGTCTGCTGAAGTACGATATAAGGTCTGTTTTATCGCCAGAACATTCGGATCATTCGCTGCTTCTTCCAGAAACCGCTGAGTTGATAACTCAAAACTGTGGTAAGGGTGATGGACCATAAAATCACCCTCTTTAATTACCTGAAAAATGCTGGGCATCTCTTCATCTACTTCATGGCGCAGGGAAGGGTGCAGTACCGGCTTCCAGTTCCTGGATTTAAGACGGGAAAATCCCTTGATCGTAGCAATTTCCATCAGATCGGCCAGACCAATGGTTCCCTTCATCTCATATACATCATTCCAGCTGAGATTCAGGTTTTTGATCAGGTACTTCTTAACATGATGCGGCATACTCGCATCCACTTCCAGCCTTACGATCTCTGCAAACTTTCGTTCTCTTAGCTCGTCTTCTATGGTTTCCAGCAGATCCTCTGCTTCTTCTTCATTGCGATCGAGTGAAGCATTTCTTGTAACTCTAAAGGTGTGAGCTGAGATGACCTCCATCCCCGGAAAGAACTGGTCCATCTTCGTGCTAAGAATTTCTTCCAGAGGAACAAGAATGACCTTGCTGCCTCTTCGGTGGACCTGTACAAATCTCGGGCGGTTAGAGGGCACTTTCAGCCTCGCAAATAAGGTCTCATTGCTTCGGGGGTTCTTGAGCTCTATGGCAAATGACAGACTCTTATTCGATATAAATGGAAAGGGATGGGATTCGTCTACCGCAAGCGGTGTTACAATTGGATAGATCTGCTTCTGAAAATATCGGTCACAGACTTTCTTCTGATAATCCGTCAATTCGGCATATTCTTTTATCTTTATCCCTTTTTCAGCCAGTTTTGGCTTAAGGGTATCAAAATAAATGCTGCGGTACTGTTCGATCATATTCTGAACGTCATTCCGCACTGCCTTGAGCTGATCGGAAGGGGTCATTCCGTCCACACTCAGATCTTTTACTCCCGCCATAAGCTGTCTTTTCAGCCCGCCAACCCGCTTCTGGAAAAACTCATCCAGGTTAGAACAAACGATGGCTACAAATTTCACTCGCTCCAGTAGCTTGTTGCTGTCATTATCTGCTTCTGCGAGTACTCTGAAGTTAAATTGAAGCCAGCTCAGTTCGTAATTTATAAAATAGTCGCTGCCAAAGATCCTCAGGTCGGTAGTTCTGGGGTCTTTATGCATCCCCTTCTTTTTGAGGATCTCATTCTTCTTCTTATTGGTCTTTGCTTTTGCAGACTTCAGTTTTTGCTCCGAAACAGTTTTGAAAGTAAATTCATCCGGTGATAGTGACGATCTCTTCATGCTATTCCTTTATTTGAATACGCATTATCCCTTAAAACTAAGTATAATAATCCAAACTTAGTGTTAACAATAAGTCAATAGCAAAACGTGCAGAACCCTCTTTTAAATCCCTCCGATAAAGAAACCGTATTTGAACAAACGGTTCGTCCGGCTTCACTGGAAGAGTTCATCGGACAAAGGAAGGTTATTAACAACCTGAGTGTATTTATCAGGGCGGCTTTGCAGCGCGGTGATGCGCTGGACCACGTCATACTTTCAGGTCCTCCCGGGCTGGGTAAAACGACACTCTCCCATATTATTGCGCATGAGATGGGTGTTCAGATACGCCCGACTACCGGGCCCGTTCTGGAAAAACCGGGAGATCTTGCCGGGATGTTGACGAACCTCGAAGAAGGTGATATTCTTTTTATTGATGAGATCCACCGCTTAAACCCTGTCATTGAAGAGTATCTGTATTCGGCTATGGAGGATTTCAAACTGGATATCGTGATCGACTCCGGTCCGAATGCCCGCAGTATTCAGATCGAGCTCAATCATTTTACCCTTGTCGGCGCTACGACCCGTAAGGGGTTGCTTACCGCACCACTCCGTGCACGATTTGGTATAGATATGCGCCTGGATTACTACGATGTGGAATTATTGCAACGGATCGCATTGAGGACTTCAGGAATTATGGGAATGGAGATCACGGACTCCGGTGCTCACGAGATCGCACGACGGAGCCGGGGCACACCCAGGATCGTTAACAAGCTTCTGAGACGAACACGTGATTTCGCTCAGGTAGAAGGTAAAGACCGTATTGATGACGCCATCGCTGATAAGGCTCTGAATGCTTTGGATGTGGATCAAAGCGGGCTGGATGAAATGGATATACGATTATTAAGAGCCATAATAGAAAATTATCGGGGAGGCCCCGTCGGGCTGGGTACACTTGGCGTGGCTGTAGGGGAAGACAAGGGGACCATTGAAGAGGTTTATGAACCCTATCTGATCAAAGAAGGATTTCTGCAGCGAACCCCGAAGGGAAGGATCGTGACCCGGAAAGCCTACGAGTACCTGGGAAT
It encodes:
- the ppk1 gene encoding polyphosphate kinase 1, giving the protein MKRSSLSPDEFTFKTVSEQKLKSAKAKTNKKKNEILKKKGMHKDPRTTDLRIFGSDYFINYELSWLQFNFRVLAEADNDSNKLLERVKFVAIVCSNLDEFFQKRVGGLKRQLMAGVKDLSVDGMTPSDQLKAVRNDVQNMIEQYRSIYFDTLKPKLAEKGIKIKEYAELTDYQKKVCDRYFQKQIYPIVTPLAVDESHPFPFISNKSLSFAIELKNPRSNETLFARLKVPSNRPRFVQVHRRGSKVILVPLEEILSTKMDQFFPGMEVISAHTFRVTRNASLDRNEEEAEDLLETIEDELRERKFAEIVRLEVDASMPHHVKKYLIKNLNLSWNDVYEMKGTIGLADLMEIATIKGFSRLKSRNWKPVLHPSLRHEVDEEMPSIFQVIKEGDFMVHHPYHSFELSTQRFLEEAANDPNVLAIKQTLYRTSADSPLMHSLMNAAEEGKQIAVLVEIKARFDEERNINWAQKLENYGVHVAYGIPGLKIHTKMTMVVREESDGLRTYCHLGTGNYHPDTAQLYEDFGYFTCDPQITSDVTDLFNLLTGYAPDQEFEKLLVAPKYLRKRMAEYISFETQEAREGRTGRIIAKMNSLEDPLMIQKLYEASQAGVEIDLIVRGVCRLIPGKEGLSENIRVHSVIGRFLEHSRIFYFRHGGEHMYAIGSADLMHRNLDARVETVTPIEPEELKEYLQYIFNLILRDNIQRWTLNADGTWSRVERKKGEDKISTHKVLMSHIKNSLPPIPQQSRK
- the ruvB gene encoding Holliday junction branch migration DNA helicase RuvB; its protein translation is MQNPLLNPSDKETVFEQTVRPASLEEFIGQRKVINNLSVFIRAALQRGDALDHVILSGPPGLGKTTLSHIIAHEMGVQIRPTTGPVLEKPGDLAGMLTNLEEGDILFIDEIHRLNPVIEEYLYSAMEDFKLDIVIDSGPNARSIQIELNHFTLVGATTRKGLLTAPLRARFGIDMRLDYYDVELLQRIALRTSGIMGMEITDSGAHEIARRSRGTPRIVNKLLRRTRDFAQVEGKDRIDDAIADKALNALDVDQSGLDEMDIRLLRAIIENYRGGPVGLGTLGVAVGEDKGTIEEVYEPYLIKEGFLQRTPKGRIVTRKAYEYLGISPDTASKDLFNS